Proteins encoded within one genomic window of Brenneria nigrifluens DSM 30175 = ATCC 13028:
- the ydfZ gene encoding putative selenium delivery protein YdfZ, giving the protein MYKAYDRYRNPLDPGCRVMQSDSRLIGTIAAIHADNLKREEVRRAKCVELKGVNGYFAPQELMRLGRS; this is encoded by the coding sequence GTGTACAAGGCGTATGACAGATATAGAAATCCGCTCGATCCCGGCTGCCGCGTTATGCAAAGCGATTCACGCCTGATCGGCACCATTGCGGCCATTCATGCGGATAATCTGAAACGTGAAGAAGTCCGGCGCGCCAAGTGCGTTGAACTAAAAGGCGTTAATGGGTACTTTGCCCCTCAGGAGCTGATGCGTCTCGGCCGTTCCTGA